In the Sulfitobacter pacificus genome, one interval contains:
- a CDS encoding helix-turn-helix transcriptional regulator, with the protein MSKSSRLFEIIQLLRAAKAPLLAQQMADSLEVSKRTIYRDIATLQAMQTPIYGEAGIGYVMRKGYDLPPLNLDVEEAEAIAVGLSLIARTGDVGLWRAAGRAARKLNEVAPGTRRLVASSWGVADIETINLGTLRRAIREEQKVTLSYQDASGRPSNRTIWPLALIYYVDAVTIAAWCELRAALRHFRLDRVQGWSLAEEHFTGRGAALLAEWEATQKPETVLTRDF; encoded by the coding sequence ATGTCAAAATCCTCCCGCTTGTTTGAGATCATCCAACTGCTGCGCGCGGCCAAGGCCCCCCTGCTCGCGCAGCAAATGGCCGACAGTCTTGAGGTCTCCAAACGCACGATCTATCGCGATATCGCCACGCTTCAGGCCATGCAGACCCCAATCTATGGCGAGGCCGGCATCGGCTATGTCATGCGCAAAGGGTATGACCTGCCGCCGCTTAATCTGGATGTCGAAGAGGCAGAGGCGATTGCCGTCGGGCTCAGCCTGATTGCCCGCACCGGCGATGTCGGCCTGTGGCGCGCTGCTGGCCGTGCGGCACGCAAGTTGAACGAGGTCGCACCCGGCACCCGCCGTCTGGTCGCTTCCAGCTGGGGCGTGGCGGATATCGAAACCATCAATCTTGGCACCCTGCGCCGGGCGATCCGCGAGGAACAGAAGGTAACGCTCAGCTATCAGGATGCCTCTGGTCGGCCCTCCAACCGCACCATCTGGCCACTGGCGCTGATCTATTATGTGGATGCGGTGACCATCGCCGCTTGGTGTGAACTGCGTGCTGCCCTGCGTCATTTCCGTCTGGATCGCGTGCAGGGCTGGTCCCTTGCAGAGGAACACTTCACAGGCCGAGGTGCCGCGCTGCTGGCGGAATGGGAAGCCACGCAAAAACCAGAAACCGTACTGACCAGAGATTTCTGA
- a CDS encoding GNAT family N-acetyltransferase, with the protein MRIRDAVATDAPEISTFLKELTAAGKRKSPDDVGFVLAHYIESTQKIKCSVAEDQGVVLGFQSLQHAAGDTTSGNGSGWAVIGTHIRPSAARRGVGRALFAASQSAAESADVTDIEATIAADNPEALAYYDAMGFKTYKTTENQVCKRFSVP; encoded by the coding sequence ATGAGGATCAGAGACGCCGTTGCTACGGATGCCCCGGAAATCAGCACTTTCCTGAAAGAGCTCACCGCCGCCGGAAAACGCAAAAGCCCTGATGACGTGGGTTTTGTGCTGGCGCATTATATTGAAAGCACGCAAAAGATTAAGTGTTCGGTGGCTGAGGATCAGGGCGTTGTACTGGGGTTTCAGTCCTTGCAGCACGCAGCGGGCGACACAACTTCGGGTAACGGGTCGGGTTGGGCCGTCATCGGCACGCACATCCGGCCATCCGCTGCCCGGCGCGGCGTGGGGCGCGCCCTGTTTGCAGCCAGCCAATCAGCCGCTGAAAGCGCGGATGTCACAGATATTGAGGCAACAATCGCAGCCGATAACCCGGAGGCATTGGCCTATTATGATGCTATGGGGTTCAAGACCTACAAAACGACGGAAAACCAAGTGTGCAAACGGTTTTCTGTGCCCTAG
- the rplA gene encoding 50S ribosomal protein L1 — translation MAKFGKRTRAAREAFAGKENVTVEEAVALIKGNSKVKFDETIEIAMNLGVDPRHADQMVRGVVGLPNGTGKTMRVAVFARGPKAEEATAAGADIVGAEDLMEIVQSGKIEFDRCIATPDMMPIVGRLGKVLGPRNLMPNPKVGTVTMDVADAVKAAKGGEVQFKAEKGGVVHAGVGKLSFDEGKLVENIRAFVGAVAKAKPTGTKGTYMKQINLSSTMGPGISVSVDNAVAD, via the coding sequence ATGGCAAAATTTGGAAAACGCACACGCGCGGCCCGCGAAGCATTTGCCGGCAAAGAGAACGTGACAGTTGAAGAAGCTGTGGCGCTGATCAAAGGCAACTCGAAGGTCAAGTTTGACGAGACCATCGAAATCGCCATGAACCTTGGTGTTGACCCACGTCACGCAGACCAGATGGTTCGCGGCGTGGTTGGCCTGCCAAACGGCACTGGTAAAACCATGCGCGTTGCTGTCTTTGCACGTGGCCCAAAGGCCGAAGAAGCGACAGCGGCGGGTGCCGATATCGTGGGCGCAGAGGACCTGATGGAAATCGTGCAGTCCGGTAAGATCGAATTCGATCGTTGCATCGCGACACCAGACATGATGCCAATCGTTGGCCGTTTGGGTAAAGTGCTTGGCCCCCGCAACCTGATGCCAAACCCGAAAGTGGGTACGGTGACCATGGATGTGGCGGACGCTGTGAAAGCGGCCAAAGGCGGCGAAGTTCAGTTCAAAGCTGAAAAAGGCGGCGTTGTGCATGCTGGTGTTGGCAAATTGTCCTTCGACGAAGGCAAGCTGGTCGAAAACATCCGTGCCTTTGTTGGTGCGGTTGCCAAAGCCAAGCCCACAGGCACCAAAGGCACCTATATGAAGCAGATCAACCTTAGCTCTACCATGGGCCCGGGCATTTCTGTTTCCGTGGACAATGCTGTTGCTGACTAA
- a CDS encoding DegT/DnrJ/EryC1/StrS family aminotransferase: MPKMPNLTDAEAIPDAARAEVERILQSGDLFRYTSDHSPVALLEAEFAQALGSTYALAVSSCSAALFLSLKALGLPRDAKVLIPAFTFAAVPSAVVHANCVPVLCECGSDYRIDLTDFRRKLPGCDAVIISHMRGHTSDMDVIMELCDAAGIPVIEDAAHSLGTTWAGRNIGTIGKIGCFSFQSYKMLNAGEGGIMITDDADLIAQAIVMSGAYEHNWEKHPVLHAAFAKWQNQLPLYNLRLNTLSAALIRPQLSALSERVKAGRRNHDHVAQALEGCAWISVPSSLPAEERAPDSIQFNLVDLSDAQVDEFVREAGARGLKVQVFGRSDDNARAFWNWQFLEVNPDQPMTRAMLDRACDVRLPARLGLAECDVVAQAILDAIGATMAPSPV, encoded by the coding sequence ATGCCAAAAATGCCAAACCTAACAGACGCCGAAGCGATCCCCGACGCGGCCAGAGCCGAGGTGGAGCGCATTTTACAGTCGGGTGATCTTTTTCGATACACCTCTGATCACTCGCCGGTTGCCTTGCTAGAGGCCGAATTTGCGCAAGCTCTTGGCAGTACCTATGCGCTGGCCGTTTCCTCATGTTCTGCGGCACTCTTTTTATCGCTCAAGGCGCTGGGTTTGCCACGCGATGCCAAAGTGTTGATACCGGCCTTTACCTTTGCTGCTGTGCCATCCGCCGTGGTGCATGCAAATTGCGTTCCGGTACTGTGCGAATGCGGCAGCGATTACCGCATCGACCTGACCGATTTCAGACGCAAGCTGCCCGGTTGTGATGCGGTTATCATCAGCCACATGCGTGGTCATACCTCCGACATGGATGTCATCATGGAGCTGTGCGATGCCGCCGGAATTCCCGTCATCGAAGATGCGGCGCATAGCCTTGGCACCACATGGGCAGGGCGCAACATCGGGACAATCGGCAAGATCGGCTGTTTCAGCTTTCAGTCCTATAAAATGCTGAACGCGGGCGAGGGGGGCATCATGATCACAGATGATGCAGACCTGATTGCGCAGGCGATTGTGATGTCCGGTGCCTATGAGCACAATTGGGAAAAACATCCGGTTTTGCATGCGGCATTTGCGAAATGGCAGAACCAGTTGCCGTTGTATAATCTGCGGCTGAACACCCTGTCTGCCGCGTTGATCCGGCCCCAGCTTTCGGCCCTGTCTGAACGGGTCAAGGCGGGGCGACGCAACCATGACCATGTGGCACAGGCGCTTGAGGGCTGTGCGTGGATTTCCGTACCATCCTCATTACCTGCGGAAGAACGCGCACCGGATTCGATACAATTTAACCTTGTGGACCTGTCGGATGCACAGGTGGATGAATTTGTCCGCGAAGCGGGGGCGCGCGGTTTGAAGGTGCAGGTGTTTGGCCGGTCTGATGATAACGCTCGTGCGTTCTGGAACTGGCAGTTTCTGGAAGTTAATCCCGATCAGCCGATGACCCGTGCCATGTTGGATCGCGCCTGCGACGTGCGGCTTCCAGCACGGCTGGGGCTGGCGGAGTGTGATGTTGTCGCGCAAGCGATACTCGATGCCATCGGAGCGACCATGGCACCGTCTCCTGTCTGA
- a CDS encoding aromatic ring-hydroxylating oxygenase subunit alpha has translation MNTNPKFDLANGPVAELAASVSVPFEQARAMPKSVYTSTDFNEIEVENIFRKEWVCAGRASSLSKPGDYTTLEIGGEPIMVLRDGDGRLRAQSNVCRHRMSTLLTGRGNTRSIVCPYHAWTYGLDGQLRGAPAMMHNEAFCKSDIRLPQIRCTEWEGWIMVTLNPDAPDVATALQGVTDLVGHYRMSDYVETFRENHHWNTNWKVLAENFMESYHLPVCHEVTIGGTVDLAEMTCPAGEAAFNHHWILKNESFKLTLAHPDNTHLEGEDRRKTYLLSIYPALLITLTPGYFWYLSLSPDGPDHVNILYGGGLAPEFVADPEADAHFAMLKSTLDLVNEEDRGCTEKVYRGLCADMSEPGPLSHLERPNFDFAKYIHSRVALT, from the coding sequence ATGAATACCAATCCCAAATTCGACTTGGCCAATGGCCCGGTTGCAGAACTTGCCGCATCCGTTTCCGTGCCGTTTGAGCAGGCCCGCGCGATGCCCAAGTCGGTTTATACCTCGACAGATTTCAATGAGATCGAGGTGGAGAATATTTTCCGCAAGGAGTGGGTTTGTGCCGGGCGGGCCTCATCGCTCAGCAAACCCGGCGATTATACCACGCTTGAGATTGGTGGCGAACCGATCATGGTCCTGCGCGATGGAGATGGGCGGTTGCGGGCGCAGTCCAATGTGTGCCGCCACCGCATGTCGACGCTGTTGACCGGGCGGGGTAACACCCGCAGCATTGTCTGCCCCTATCACGCCTGGACCTACGGGTTGGACGGTCAGCTGCGCGGCGCGCCGGCCATGATGCATAATGAAGCCTTCTGCAAATCCGACATCCGCCTGCCGCAGATCCGCTGTACCGAGTGGGAGGGCTGGATCATGGTCACGTTGAACCCGGATGCGCCGGATGTGGCTACCGCCTTGCAAGGGGTGACTGATCTGGTTGGGCATTACCGGATGAGCGACTATGTCGAGACCTTTCGTGAGAACCATCATTGGAACACAAACTGGAAGGTCCTGGCCGAAAATTTCATGGAGAGCTATCACTTGCCGGTTTGCCATGAGGTGACCATTGGTGGCACAGTGGATCTGGCCGAGATGACCTGCCCAGCGGGCGAGGCGGCGTTTAACCATCATTGGATTTTGAAGAACGAGAGTTTCAAGCTGACGCTGGCGCATCCTGACAATACACATTTGGAGGGCGAGGACCGGCGCAAGACCTATCTGCTTTCGATCTACCCGGCGTTGTTGATCACGCTGACCCCCGGTTATTTTTGGTATCTGTCGCTCAGCCCTGATGGGCCGGATCATGTGAACATTCTTTATGGTGGCGGTCTGGCCCCGGAGTTTGTGGCCGACCCCGAGGCGGATGCGCATTTTGCGATGTTGAAATCGACGCTGGATCTGGTGAATGAAGAGGACCGGGGCTGTACCGAAAAGGTCTATCGCGGGCTTTGTGCCGACATGTCAGAGCCGGGGCCATTGTCGCACCTTGAACGGCCAAACTTTGACTTTGCAAAATATATCCATAGCCGTGTTGCATTGACCTAG
- the nusG gene encoding transcription termination/antitermination protein NusG, with product MAKRWYSVSVLSNFEKKIAEQIRTTAEEQGLEEQIDEVLVPTEEVIEVRRGKKVTTERRFMPGYVLVHMEMSDQGYHLINSINRVTGFLGPQGRPMPMRDAEVQAILGRVQEGEDAPRTLIHFEVGEKVKVGDGPFEDFDGMIEEVDDENQRLKVSVSIFGRETPVELEFTQVIKQS from the coding sequence ATGGCAAAACGTTGGTATTCGGTCAGTGTCCTGTCCAACTTCGAGAAAAAGATCGCAGAGCAGATCCGCACCACAGCGGAAGAGCAGGGTCTTGAAGAGCAGATCGACGAAGTATTGGTTCCGACCGAAGAAGTAATCGAAGTGCGCCGTGGCAAGAAGGTCACGACCGAGCGCCGCTTTATGCCCGGCTATGTGCTGGTGCATATGGAGATGTCTGATCAGGGCTATCACCTGATCAACTCGATCAACCGCGTCACCGGTTTTCTGGGGCCACAGGGCCGTCCGATGCCGATGCGCGATGCCGAGGTTCAGGCGATCCTTGGCCGCGTCCAAGAGGGCGAAGATGCGCCACGCACCCTGATCCACTTTGAAGTGGGTGAGAAGGTTAAGGTCGGTGATGGTCCGTTTGAAGACTTTGACGGGATGATCGAAGAGGTGGATGACGAGAACCAGCGTTTGAAGGTTTCTGTCTCGATCTTTGGCCGCGAAACACCGGTCGAACTGGAATTCACGCAGGTTATCAAACAATCCTGA
- a CDS encoding DMT family transporter — MGSRRVGVLLVVVSAFVFSTAGIFTKGIAVAAWDIIFWRGVSAAGFTLAYLAVRGTLVQEVRQFGGVALTVTLMMGAGTAAFIPAFKLTHVANVALIYGAAPFFAAALAWFWLRELPSRTVVLASVVAFGGVLLIFTSGLGGVALRGDLLALFMTLMMAGTMVVYRAYPQTTAALPAALSSVVLLPLAYWQGDPFAVPGDQLPWLILFGLIFAVASVTLSEGARRLPPAETALLSILEMPLAPLLAYVILAERASAQVITGGAIILIAVVWSQTRGKGH; from the coding sequence ATGGGCAGCAGACGCGTGGGTGTACTTTTGGTGGTGGTGTCTGCCTTTGTGTTCAGCACCGCAGGTATTTTCACCAAGGGAATCGCGGTTGCGGCGTGGGATATTATTTTTTGGCGCGGAGTTTCCGCGGCTGGGTTCACTTTGGCCTATCTGGCCGTGCGCGGGACGCTGGTGCAGGAAGTACGGCAGTTTGGCGGGGTTGCCCTGACTGTGACACTGATGATGGGGGCGGGGACGGCAGCCTTCATTCCGGCCTTTAAGTTAACCCATGTGGCCAATGTCGCGCTGATCTATGGGGCGGCACCGTTTTTCGCCGCTGCACTGGCGTGGTTCTGGCTGAGAGAGTTGCCCAGCAGGACGGTGGTCCTTGCCAGTGTTGTGGCATTTGGAGGTGTGCTGTTGATCTTTACCAGCGGGCTTGGCGGCGTGGCGCTGCGCGGGGATTTACTGGCGCTGTTCATGACCTTGATGATGGCCGGGACCATGGTGGTTTACCGCGCCTACCCGCAAACAACCGCAGCTTTGCCGGCGGCGCTTTCTTCAGTTGTTTTATTGCCTTTGGCCTATTGGCAGGGTGATCCCTTTGCTGTGCCCGGGGATCAATTGCCATGGCTGATCTTGTTTGGTCTGATATTTGCTGTGGCTTCAGTCACCCTGTCGGAAGGGGCGCGGCGTTTGCCGCCAGCCGAAACCGCCTTGCTGTCGATTCTGGAGATGCCGCTGGCCCCGCTACTGGCCTATGTCATTCTGGCAGAACGGGCATCTGCGCAGGTGATCACCGGCGGGGCCATTATCCTGATCGCGGTGGTCTGGTCGCAGACACGGGGAAAAGGGCATTAA
- the rplL gene encoding 50S ribosomal protein L7/L12, whose translation MADLKKLAEEIVGLTLLEAQELKTILKDEYGIEPAAGGAVMMAGPADAGGAAEEKSEFDVVLKNAGASKINVIKEVRGITGLGLKEAKDLVEAGGKIKEGVDKAEAEEVKAKLEAAGAEVELA comes from the coding sequence ATGGCTGATCTGAAAAAACTGGCAGAAGAGATCGTTGGTCTGACACTGCTTGAAGCACAAGAACTGAAAACCATCCTCAAAGACGAGTATGGCATCGAACCAGCTGCCGGTGGCGCTGTAATGATGGCTGGCCCAGCAGATGCTGGCGGCGCCGCAGAAGAGAAATCTGAATTTGACGTCGTTCTGAAGAACGCCGGCGCTTCCAAGATCAACGTGATCAAGGAAGTCCGCGGCATCACCGGTCTGGGCCTGAAAGAAGCCAAAGATCTGGTTGAAGCCGGTGGCAAAATCAAAGAAGGCGTCGACAAAGCCGAAGCCGAAGAAGTGAAAGCCAAGCTGGAAGCAGCTGGCGCAGAAGTCGAGCTGGCCTAA
- a CDS encoding glycosyltransferase family 2 protein, producing MTDRLTAIVTICRDDHFYLKRFVAYYGGLFGRENLYIVSHGDEPEVRALAQGCNVIPIPDTQANNFTILKSRTMNHIKDGLRQWFKHVIVVDVDEFLVVDPAAGMNLREWLDQAQGNTIYTAMGMEIVHMRDREPEGVENGIIGPRMFAQIDLHYAKPCIVSRGGKLARGGHYAAYRKLNMPDFLYLFHMKYCDFGVFQDTLNRRSAFVAEQAQHGDGKVRSNPQWFAKNRDDDAVFAKFTQRPIVQGLDLSHVRQGMHDTWRKRNETLWHFTHAKYEEIYELPERFAGVDRA from the coding sequence GTGACAGATAGGCTGACAGCGATTGTAACGATTTGCCGGGACGACCATTTCTATCTGAAACGGTTTGTCGCCTATTATGGCGGGCTGTTTGGGCGCGAGAACCTTTACATCGTCAGCCACGGTGATGAGCCGGAAGTGCGCGCCCTCGCACAGGGTTGTAATGTGATCCCGATCCCGGACACACAGGCGAATAATTTTACCATTCTGAAATCACGCACGATGAACCACATCAAGGACGGGCTGCGCCAGTGGTTCAAACATGTGATCGTGGTGGATGTGGATGAGTTTCTGGTGGTTGACCCGGCGGCGGGCATGAACCTGCGCGAATGGCTGGACCAGGCTCAGGGCAATACGATCTATACCGCCATGGGTATGGAGATCGTGCATATGCGCGACCGAGAGCCGGAGGGGGTTGAGAATGGCATCATCGGGCCGCGTATGTTTGCGCAGATTGATCTGCATTATGCCAAGCCCTGCATTGTGTCACGCGGTGGCAAACTGGCGCGGGGTGGGCATTACGCGGCCTATCGCAAGTTGAACATGCCGGATTTCCTTTATCTGTTTCATATGAAGTACTGCGATTTCGGGGTATTTCAGGACACGCTGAACCGGCGCAGCGCTTTTGTCGCCGAACAGGCCCAGCATGGCGATGGCAAGGTACGTTCGAACCCGCAATGGTTTGCCAAAAACCGGGATGACGATGCGGTTTTCGCCAAATTCACCCAGCGCCCGATTGTGCAGGGGCTGGACCTCAGCCATGTGCGTCAGGGGATGCATGACACCTGGCGCAAACGCAACGAGACGCTGTGGCATTTTACCCATGCGAAATACGAAGAGATCTACGAATTGCCGGAGCGGTTCGCCGGGGTGGATCGGGCATAG
- the secE gene encoding preprotein translocase subunit SecE, with translation MAMTNPLQFIQQARAEVGKVVWPTRREVMLTTVMVFILAALTAVFFAIVDILIRGGLNSVLGIFG, from the coding sequence ATGGCGATGACCAATCCACTTCAGTTCATCCAGCAGGCCCGTGCCGAGGTTGGCAAGGTTGTATGGCCGACCCGCCGCGAGGTGATGCTGACCACGGTGATGGTGTTTATTCTGGCGGCGCTGACCGCAGTTTTCTTTGCCATCGTTGATATCCTTATCCGTGGTGGGCTGAACAGCGTGCTTGGGATATTCGGCTAA
- the rplJ gene encoding 50S ribosomal protein L10, with the protein MDRALKEQLVDELGQIFESSGVVVVSHYVGLTVAEMQDLRARARAADASVRVAKNRLAKIALEGKPCESISDLLTGMTVLTFSEDPVAAAKVAQDFAKENQKFVILGGAMGENALDVAGVEAVSKMPSRDELIATIAGMLGAPASNIAGAIGAPASNIASILSTIEDKAA; encoded by the coding sequence GTGGATAGAGCACTAAAAGAACAGTTGGTCGACGAACTTGGCCAAATCTTTGAAAGCTCTGGCGTCGTTGTGGTATCTCACTACGTCGGTTTGACAGTTGCTGAAATGCAGGATCTTCGGGCGCGCGCACGTGCGGCTGATGCATCTGTGCGTGTTGCCAAGAACAGGCTCGCCAAAATTGCCCTTGAGGGAAAGCCATGCGAAAGCATTTCTGACCTTCTGACGGGCATGACCGTTCTGACCTTCTCTGAGGATCCTGTGGCTGCGGCCAAGGTTGCTCAGGACTTTGCCAAGGAGAACCAAAAGTTCGTTATCCTTGGTGGTGCAATGGGTGAGAACGCTCTGGACGTCGCCGGTGTTGAAGCCGTGTCCAAAATGCCTTCGCGTGATGAGCTTATTGCTACCATCGCCGGCATGCTGGGCGCACCTGCTTCCAACATCGCGGGGGCCATTGGCGCACCTGCAAGCAACATCGCATCCATTTTGTCCACCATCGAGGACAAAGCTGCGTAA
- the rplK gene encoding 50S ribosomal protein L11 — protein MAKKLVGTMKLQVKAGQANPSPPVGPALGQRGINIMEFCKAFNAKTADLEPGAPCPTVISYFQDKSFTMDIKTPPASYYLKKAAKINSGAKLPSRETVGTVTAKQVREIAEAKMADLSANDVDQAMKIILGSARSMGIEVK, from the coding sequence ATGGCCAAGAAACTCGTCGGTACGATGAAGTTGCAAGTTAAAGCGGGTCAAGCAAACCCGTCCCCACCTGTGGGTCCAGCGCTGGGTCAGCGCGGCATCAACATCATGGAATTCTGTAAAGCGTTCAACGCCAAGACAGCGGACCTGGAGCCCGGTGCCCCTTGCCCGACCGTGATCAGCTATTTTCAGGACAAGTCCTTTACCATGGACATCAAGACGCCTCCTGCGTCCTACTACCTGAAAAAAGCCGCCAAGATTAACTCTGGCGCCAAGCTGCCAAGCCGCGAAACCGTTGGCACAGTGACAGCAAAGCAGGTGCGTGAAATCGCCGAAGCAAAAATGGCTGACCTGTCCGCAAACGACGTGGATCAGGCGATGAAGATCATTCTGGGCTCTGCCCGGTCTATGGGCATTGAGGTGAAGTAA